The Algoriphagus sp. TR-M9 genome has a window encoding:
- a CDS encoding VCBS repeat-containing protein, which yields MRQKLFQTLAILAVFSCQSQVDPVTLFEEIPPSASGITFANSLTFDEEFNIFTYRNFYNGGGVALGDVNKDGLLDIYLTSNLGENKLYLNKGDFQFEDVTSKAGVAGTRAWSTGVAMADVNGDGLLDIYVCNSGDISGDNKQNELFINQGDGTFSEEAEIYGLADQGFSTHAVFFDYDKDGDLDVYLLNNSYQAIGSFNKMQNERLKRDSVGGDKLFRNDAGKFTDVSEEAGIYGSIIGFGLGITVGDLNQDTWPDIFISNDFFEKDYLYINNQDGTFTESLEQSMRSISTSSMGADIADINGDGLLDVFVTDMLPEQQERLKQVTTFENWDNFLFNKTHGYHYQFSRNMLHINNGDGTFSEMGRLANLEATDWSWGALIFDMDNDGRRDLFVANGIYQDITDLDYLNFIDDDETKIKIISQQDINYKALVDPIPSTPVSNYAYKNLGDLKFENLAESWGLGEAMHSNGAAYGDLNNDGALDLVVNNVNRPVSIFKNQSKTLNPANHYIQLELIGKGMNTEAIGAQVKVATNDQLFYAEQMPNRGFESSVDPKLTIGLGNQKSITEITVLWPDGKYTKTGPTQVDQLLTLSWENATLMDSSVNFFERPETSFFQPAPAAQIDFAHEENPMVDFDRDRLTFHMYSTEGPAFAQGDVNGDGIEDLFFGGARGFEGKLYLGDANGSFHFSAQKTFSADALSEDTDALFFDANADGFLDLIVASGGNESSLGAPELINRLYLNDGAGNFSKSKQPGFETNRGSTAVIRVIDLNADGAPDLFVGGRLVPFDYGAAASSGIFMNDGNGNFIEQTTALAPALSEIGMITDAQPVDWDQDGYVDLVLVGEWSAPVFFKNTGEKLEKIEMPELDKLKGWYRTLAVADLDENGFPDLILGNNGLNSRFKTSPENPIKMYLNDFDQNGSIEHIFVRENNGVQIPYTLKHELERQIPSIKKKYMRYSNYNNQTLTDIFPSEVLDRSIVNEINNLESGVLMNAGKGDFSWKPFPRMAQRSYVFAVSIVDLNEDGNLDLILGGNLFQAKPEFGKYDASYGDVLLGNGDGTFEYWRNAEHGLKINGDVRAIAQLGDGRILIVKNSAAAEIWEY from the coding sequence ATGAGGCAAAAACTATTTCAGACATTAGCTATACTAGCTGTATTCTCTTGCCAGAGCCAAGTAGATCCGGTGACTTTGTTTGAAGAAATTCCTCCCAGTGCTTCAGGGATAACTTTCGCAAACAGCCTGACCTTTGATGAAGAGTTTAACATCTTCACTTACAGAAATTTTTATAATGGCGGAGGTGTGGCTTTGGGCGATGTGAATAAGGACGGCCTGCTAGACATCTACCTCACTTCAAATCTGGGTGAAAATAAATTATACCTCAATAAGGGTGACTTTCAGTTTGAAGATGTGACCAGCAAAGCCGGAGTTGCCGGCACCAGAGCCTGGAGTACAGGAGTAGCTATGGCCGATGTAAATGGGGACGGCCTGCTGGATATTTATGTCTGCAACTCTGGGGACATTTCGGGAGACAACAAGCAAAACGAACTTTTTATCAACCAAGGTGACGGCACCTTTTCCGAAGAAGCAGAAATTTACGGACTGGCAGACCAGGGCTTTTCCACCCATGCTGTATTTTTTGATTATGACAAAGACGGAGATTTAGACGTCTACCTGCTCAACAACAGCTACCAAGCGATCGGGAGCTTTAACAAAATGCAGAATGAAAGGCTCAAGCGGGATTCAGTAGGAGGAGACAAACTTTTTAGAAATGATGCTGGCAAATTCACAGATGTAAGTGAAGAAGCTGGAATCTACGGCTCTATCATCGGTTTTGGTCTGGGAATTACAGTGGGAGATTTAAACCAAGATACCTGGCCAGACATTTTCATATCGAACGATTTCTTCGAAAAAGACTACCTCTACATCAACAATCAAGACGGTACATTCACAGAATCACTGGAGCAATCCATGCGCTCCATCTCCACATCCTCAATGGGCGCGGATATCGCAGATATCAATGGAGACGGCTTACTTGATGTATTCGTAACTGACATGCTTCCCGAGCAGCAAGAGAGATTAAAGCAGGTGACCACCTTTGAAAACTGGGACAATTTCCTATTCAACAAGACCCATGGCTATCACTATCAATTCTCTAGAAACATGCTTCACATCAACAATGGAGACGGAACCTTCAGCGAGATGGGCAGACTCGCCAATCTTGAGGCAACAGACTGGAGCTGGGGAGCTTTGATTTTCGACATGGATAATGACGGTAGGCGGGACCTATTCGTAGCCAATGGTATCTATCAGGACATTACAGATTTAGATTACCTGAACTTCATCGATGACGACGAAACCAAAATCAAAATCATCTCCCAACAGGATATAAATTACAAAGCCTTAGTCGATCCCATCCCCAGCACACCTGTCTCTAACTATGCTTATAAAAACCTCGGGGACCTAAAATTTGAAAATCTGGCAGAATCCTGGGGACTCGGGGAGGCCATGCATTCCAATGGCGCAGCATATGGAGACCTGAATAATGACGGCGCTCTTGACCTGGTGGTCAACAATGTAAACAGGCCTGTTTCCATATTCAAAAATCAGAGTAAGACACTCAATCCGGCAAACCATTACATCCAATTAGAATTGATAGGAAAAGGCATGAATACCGAGGCTATAGGAGCGCAGGTAAAAGTAGCCACCAACGATCAACTATTCTATGCCGAGCAAATGCCCAACCGCGGCTTCGAATCCTCTGTGGACCCGAAACTCACCATTGGTCTGGGTAATCAAAAATCCATCACTGAGATCACCGTGCTTTGGCCAGATGGCAAGTACACCAAAACCGGCCCGACTCAAGTGGATCAACTCCTGACCTTATCCTGGGAAAATGCCACGCTAATGGATTCTTCAGTCAACTTTTTTGAGCGGCCTGAAACCTCATTCTTCCAGCCAGCACCCGCAGCACAAATCGACTTTGCCCATGAGGAAAACCCCATGGTGGACTTTGACCGAGATCGATTGACCTTTCATATGTATTCTACAGAGGGCCCAGCTTTTGCCCAAGGGGATGTAAACGGAGATGGCATAGAAGATCTCTTTTTTGGCGGAGCCAGAGGCTTTGAAGGAAAACTATATCTCGGAGATGCCAATGGAAGTTTTCATTTCTCAGCACAGAAAACATTCAGCGCAGATGCTCTTTCTGAAGATACTGATGCCTTGTTTTTTGATGCCAATGCTGATGGTTTTTTGGATTTGATAGTAGCTTCTGGGGGAAACGAATCCAGCTTAGGCGCTCCTGAGCTCATCAACCGACTCTACCTGAATGACGGTGCAGGAAACTTCAGTAAGAGCAAACAGCCCGGGTTTGAAACCAATAGAGGAAGTACAGCCGTGATACGGGTCATAGACCTGAATGCCGATGGAGCTCCGGACTTATTTGTGGGGGGAAGACTGGTACCATTTGATTACGGAGCTGCTGCGAGCAGTGGTATTTTCATGAATGACGGAAATGGGAATTTTATTGAGCAAACCACTGCCCTAGCGCCTGCTCTGTCCGAAATCGGGATGATCACAGACGCTCAACCCGTAGATTGGGATCAGGATGGCTATGTGGATTTAGTTCTGGTCGGAGAGTGGAGCGCTCCTGTTTTTTTCAAAAACACTGGGGAAAAGCTTGAGAAAATAGAAATGCCTGAGCTGGACAAGCTGAAGGGCTGGTATAGAACGCTAGCAGTAGCTGACCTGGACGAAAATGGTTTCCCTGATTTGATTTTGGGAAATAACGGGTTGAACTCGCGCTTCAAAACCTCTCCCGAAAACCCCATCAAGATGTACCTCAATGATTTTGACCAGAACGGTTCTATTGAACACATATTTGTCAGAGAAAACAATGGAGTACAGATACCATATACCCTAAAGCACGAGCTAGAACGGCAGATTCCTTCCATCAAAAAGAAGTACATGCGCTATAGCAACTATAACAATCAGACACTCACGGATATTTTCCCCTCAGAAGTACTGGACAGATCCATCGTGAATGAAATCAACAACCTGGAGTCGGGCGTACTAATGAATGCAGGTAAGGGGGACTTTTCATGGAAACCATTTCCTCGGATGGCTCAGCGCTCGTATGTATTTGCAGTCTCTATAGTTGACCTCAACGAAGACGGGAACCTAGATCTGATTTTGGGTGGAAATTTATTTCAGGCCAAACCTGAATTCGGAAAGTATGATGCAAGCTACGGAGATGTGTTGCTAGGAAACGGAGATGGAACTTTTGAGTACTGGCGAAACGCTGAGCATGGCTTAAAAATCAATGGAGATGTACGCGCCATAGCTCAATTGGGAGATGGAAGAATTCTAATTGTGAAAAATAGCGCAGCAGCGGAAATTTGGGAATACTGA
- a CDS encoding DUF5686 and carboxypeptidase regulatory-like domain-containing protein, protein MKQFYIFLVVWISFLSTSVHAQGIRGQVTTSEGEPLPYASVYVRNLGDGVPTNEEGKYEYKLPKGIYDVLIQYLGYKSQLETIIVGEDWTVRDFVLEPQDYTLAEVEVKAGAEDPALTIMRKAIAKAKYHRLQIQKYSMTVYLKGTGKLTDAPFFMKKTLEKEGLNLNEAYTSESVSRITFTQPNKVEERVISIRTNGDNQSTSPAPYIQTTFYQEQINGIISPLSRSAFNYYKFHYEGSFFDQDVLVSKIRVTPRSRGEKVFEGYIYIIEDLWAIHSLNLKTSLLGFEIQAKQQYAPVAENVWMPLTHTYAFGGKIFGFEGEFNYLASTREYEIELNPDLVQVPEIIDEKVQEVPEVAAEFDKSVSTLEQLAAEKPTTRKEYRKLLNEYEKESLKEREEPDVIEESYYEVDSMAKKYDQAYWDSIRPVPLTESEIKGYQRDDSLATVEAAKMSDVDSVAKKAKRKFKPLDFMNGASYSMGSGVSIGFRQNWTKISFNTVEGAKLGLGLFYRKESSRLAADSVSLLRKSFNIEPEFRYGFSSNRFYGKVDFRWSQTQTLSGTTFGVKGGRYIYQFNGGEPINEQVNAFYSLFLRQNYMKLYEQDFVQAYWAHRVNGGFTYRVNMTYAQRGELFNTNNYSIYNKPEREYSANRPENVETGVASFVDHDILKLSASLDWRPGIKYGIRNGRKYALRDRSPLVKVAYNKAFGGIGEGPSAKFDQVELGIEHDYSFGVSGKLDFNLSAGAFLNQDQVYFPDFQHFGGNRTIFSNFGPASNYRFMDYYKYSTQSKYFSGIVHYQFRKFLLTQLPMLRFSGVRENIFFNYLKTDHSPHYYEVGYSLDNLFRIFRLEIGAGFENQDYLRGGVRLGIATFINVSVND, encoded by the coding sequence ATGAAGCAATTTTATATCTTTTTAGTCGTATGGATTAGTTTTTTGTCCACTTCAGTTCATGCACAGGGTATACGCGGACAAGTCACTACTAGCGAAGGTGAACCTTTGCCGTATGCATCGGTCTATGTCAGAAATCTAGGAGATGGAGTGCCCACTAATGAAGAGGGAAAATACGAGTACAAATTGCCCAAGGGTATCTATGACGTGCTGATCCAGTACCTGGGCTATAAGTCCCAATTGGAAACCATAATTGTAGGCGAAGACTGGACAGTGAGGGATTTTGTACTGGAGCCTCAGGATTATACTTTGGCTGAAGTGGAGGTGAAGGCAGGTGCTGAAGACCCGGCGCTTACTATCATGCGAAAGGCCATTGCCAAAGCAAAATACCATAGATTGCAGATTCAGAAGTATAGCATGACTGTGTATCTAAAAGGGACTGGGAAGCTGACCGATGCCCCATTTTTCATGAAAAAAACGCTGGAAAAAGAAGGTCTGAATCTGAATGAGGCATACACCTCAGAGTCGGTTTCCAGGATTACATTTACCCAGCCCAATAAAGTGGAAGAAAGAGTCATTTCCATCCGTACCAATGGAGACAATCAGTCCACTTCCCCTGCACCCTATATCCAGACCACCTTTTATCAGGAGCAGATCAATGGCATCATATCTCCGCTATCGCGCTCTGCATTTAATTATTATAAATTCCATTACGAAGGTAGTTTCTTTGATCAGGATGTGCTGGTAAGCAAGATCAGGGTCACGCCGAGGTCCAGAGGTGAGAAGGTCTTTGAGGGCTACATTTACATCATAGAAGATCTATGGGCGATTCATAGCTTAAATCTGAAAACTTCCCTTTTAGGTTTTGAGATCCAAGCCAAACAGCAATATGCGCCAGTGGCCGAGAATGTCTGGATGCCCCTCACACATACTTATGCTTTTGGAGGTAAAATATTTGGCTTTGAAGGGGAGTTCAACTACCTGGCATCCACACGGGAATATGAGATAGAGCTGAACCCGGACCTGGTGCAAGTGCCGGAAATCATAGATGAAAAGGTACAGGAAGTGCCTGAGGTGGCTGCTGAATTTGACAAGTCAGTGTCCACCTTGGAGCAGCTGGCAGCAGAAAAGCCTACTACCCGTAAGGAGTACAGGAAGCTGCTAAACGAGTATGAAAAAGAGTCCTTAAAGGAGCGAGAGGAGCCGGATGTGATCGAAGAGAGCTACTATGAAGTGGACTCTATGGCTAAGAAATATGATCAGGCTTACTGGGATAGTATACGTCCGGTTCCGCTGACTGAGAGCGAAATAAAAGGCTATCAAAGGGACGATAGTCTGGCTACTGTGGAAGCTGCCAAGATGAGTGATGTGGACTCCGTGGCCAAGAAAGCCAAACGGAAATTTAAACCTTTGGACTTTATGAACGGTGCAAGTTACAGTATGGGAAGTGGGGTTTCTATTGGCTTTAGGCAAAACTGGACCAAGATTTCTTTTAATACAGTGGAAGGGGCAAAGCTAGGTCTAGGGCTTTTCTACCGCAAAGAATCATCAAGGCTAGCAGCTGATAGTGTGAGTTTGCTTCGCAAAAGCTTTAACATAGAACCGGAATTCCGGTATGGCTTTTCCAGCAATAGATTTTACGGAAAAGTTGATTTCAGGTGGTCTCAGACCCAAACACTTTCGGGTACTACTTTCGGTGTGAAGGGAGGGAGGTACATCTACCAGTTTAATGGAGGAGAGCCGATCAATGAGCAGGTCAATGCATTTTATTCCTTGTTTCTACGGCAAAATTACATGAAGCTCTACGAGCAGGATTTTGTACAGGCCTACTGGGCGCACCGTGTCAATGGAGGTTTCACTTATAGAGTGAATATGACGTATGCCCAGCGTGGGGAGCTTTTCAATACAAACAATTACAGCATCTATAACAAGCCTGAGCGGGAGTACAGTGCCAATCGACCCGAAAATGTAGAAACCGGAGTGGCCTCTTTTGTAGATCATGATATTTTAAAGCTGAGCGCTTCGCTGGACTGGAGGCCAGGGATTAAATATGGCATACGCAATGGAAGAAAATATGCCCTTAGAGATCGCTCTCCACTTGTAAAAGTAGCCTATAACAAAGCCTTTGGTGGAATAGGGGAAGGGCCTTCGGCAAAATTTGATCAGGTAGAGCTTGGGATTGAACATGATTACAGCTTTGGGGTGAGCGGAAAACTGGATTTTAATCTGTCAGCGGGAGCTTTTCTAAACCAAGATCAGGTTTACTTCCCGGATTTTCAGCATTTCGGAGGTAACCGAACCATCTTTTCAAATTTTGGCCCCGCATCGAATTACAGGTTTATGGACTATTACAAGTACAGTACTCAGTCCAAGTATTTCTCAGGGATTGTACATTATCAGTTCAGAAAATTTTTGTTAACCCAGTTGCCCATGCTGAGATTTTCCGGCGTGAGGGAAAATATCTTTTTCAATTACCTGAAAACTGATCATTCACCGCATTACTATGAGGTAGGCTATTCCTTGGATAATTTATTTCGGATCTTTCGTTTGGAAATCGGTGCAGGTTTTGAAAACCAGGACTATTTGCGGGGAGGAGTGCGATTGGGGATAGCCACTTTTATCAATGTGAGTGTGAATGACTAG
- the frr gene encoding ribosome recycling factor, producing the protein MEEIELYLDEAKELMQKAVDHTASELLKIRAGKAMPNLLDGILVSYYGAPTPMNQVASVSTPDGRTLAIKPFEKSLIPEIEKAIINSDLGLAPQNNGEMIILTIPALTEERRIALVKQAKNECENGKISIRNVRKDTNDELKKLQKEGASEDEIKRAEDKVQKLTDQYSVKLDELLDKKEADIMKV; encoded by the coding sequence ATGGAAGAAATCGAATTATACCTTGACGAAGCAAAGGAATTGATGCAGAAAGCAGTGGATCACACTGCCTCTGAGCTACTGAAAATCCGTGCAGGCAAGGCCATGCCAAACCTTTTGGACGGCATCTTGGTCTCCTACTATGGAGCCCCTACTCCTATGAACCAGGTAGCCTCAGTATCTACACCTGATGGAAGGACCTTGGCGATCAAGCCTTTTGAGAAATCCCTTATCCCTGAAATAGAAAAAGCCATCATCAACTCAGATCTAGGTCTGGCTCCGCAAAATAATGGAGAGATGATCATTTTGACCATTCCAGCCCTTACCGAGGAAAGAAGAATCGCCTTGGTAAAGCAAGCTAAAAACGAATGCGAAAACGGTAAAATCTCCATCAGAAACGTACGAAAGGACACGAATGATGAGTTGAAAAAGCTTCAAAAAGAAGGTGCATCCGAAGACGAAATCAAACGAGCTGAGGATAAGGTCCAAAAACTAACTGACCAATATTCAGTAAAACTGGACGAGCTTCTGGACAAAAAAGAGGCAGATATCATGAAAGTTTAA
- the pyrH gene encoding UMP kinase, which translates to MKYKRILLKLSGEALMGDKSYGIDPVRLQQYTQEIKKVKDMGVEIAIVIGGGNIFRGVQAEKSGIDRVQGDYMGMLATLINAMALQSALEQGGMYTRLMSGIKIESVCEPFIRRRAIRHLEKGRIVIFGAGIGNPYFTTDSTASLRAIEVEADVVLKGTRVDGVYTSDPEKDTTATKYQTISFHEVYEKNLNVMDMTAFTLCQENNLPIIVFDMNKAGNLSKLVEGEKIGTLITSL; encoded by the coding sequence ATGAAATACAAGAGAATACTGCTCAAACTAAGTGGCGAAGCGCTAATGGGAGATAAGAGCTACGGAATCGACCCTGTAAGACTTCAGCAATACACCCAGGAAATCAAGAAGGTGAAGGATATGGGAGTTGAAATCGCTATCGTAATCGGCGGAGGCAATATTTTCAGAGGAGTGCAAGCAGAAAAATCCGGTATCGACCGAGTGCAGGGAGACTACATGGGCATGCTCGCCACGCTGATCAATGCCATGGCATTGCAGAGTGCTTTGGAGCAAGGAGGAATGTACACCCGCCTGATGTCAGGAATAAAAATCGAAAGTGTGTGTGAGCCCTTCATCAGAAGGAGAGCCATCAGACACCTGGAAAAAGGACGCATAGTGATTTTCGGTGCAGGTATAGGCAATCCTTATTTTACCACGGATTCCACGGCCAGCCTTCGAGCCATAGAAGTGGAAGCAGATGTAGTACTGAAAGGAACCCGAGTGGACGGCGTGTATACTTCTGACCCGGAAAAAGACACCACAGCTACCAAATACCAAACCATCTCATTTCATGAGGTATATGAGAAAAACCTCAATGTCATGGATATGACTGCATTCACCCTTTGCCAGGAAAACAACCTTCCCATCATCGTATTCGATATGAATAAGGCAGGAAATTTGAGCAAACTGGTGGAAGGCGAAAAAATCGGAACTTTGATCACTTCATTATAA
- a CDS encoding acetyl-CoA carboxylase biotin carboxyl carrier protein subunit — MFTVTIQNKTYSVEKTQEGLQVNGKSIYWDLKWISDRKIHLIAGSRSLEAELIALDKETKTLKIRLGNKVSELQVKDRFDLLLEQLGMDTKASSALKEIKAPMPGLILDLRVKAGDEVKKGDVILVLEAMKMENIIKSPGDGLVKNVKVSLNQSVEKNQILIQF; from the coding sequence ATGTTTACAGTTACCATCCAAAATAAGACCTATTCGGTAGAAAAAACCCAAGAAGGCCTACAAGTGAACGGCAAAAGTATCTATTGGGATCTGAAGTGGATATCAGACCGGAAAATCCACCTCATAGCAGGCAGTCGGTCCCTGGAAGCCGAATTGATTGCACTGGACAAAGAAACCAAAACCTTGAAAATCCGCCTGGGCAACAAGGTCTCCGAACTACAAGTAAAAGACCGCTTCGATCTACTACTGGAGCAACTGGGGATGGACACCAAAGCCAGCTCAGCGCTGAAAGAAATCAAAGCACCAATGCCAGGGCTGATTTTGGATCTGAGGGTAAAAGCAGGTGATGAAGTCAAAAAGGGAGATGTGATTTTAGTGCTGGAAGCGATGAAGATGGAGAATATCATCAAATCACCGGGGGATGGACTGGTGAAAAATGTAAAAGTCTCGCTCAACCAAAGCGTGGAAAAAAACCAGATCCTTATCCAATTTTAA
- a CDS encoding M1 family metallopeptidase has translation MNSLSIVLRIIFGPRSFNLFLILAVLAVGCKSSQSIPTTQEIESHGGLEPSDTLSQAATPGYDRLVQEKEQAIALYKPAATKLFDILHTELDLAFDYQNQTVTGTAELTIRPFFHPQQELVLDAQDFELGRIYYENGGEPQSTGYRYDGQQVRIYLPEEVTRADTFKLSMKYTAFPERNSGPGSAAISDTKGLYFIDPLDTVPSKPRMIWTQGETDHNSKWFPTLDTPNEKFTQLIKLTVADSLVTIGNGELVRQEELGNGLRKDHWEMNLPHSPYLAAFAIGDFGKVEAEWDGIPLGYYVEKGFEKGAERVFKNTPEMMGFFSGKLGVRYPWPKYDQIVVRDFVSGAMENTTASIFMEELRLDEHEAIDSEWDYIIAHELFHQWFGDYVSVESWANLTLNEGFANYSEFLWNEYKYGADEAKLKLIAETENYYAEAENKQVDLIRYAYSNAEDLFDSHSYSKGGMIIHMLRTYLGETVFYRALQDYLEKHAFGNVEVNDLRMAFEKISGEDLSWFFNQWFLDKGHPELLFEVDYSIPENILISVTQLQDLNEAPLYQLPIVVSWYEGGERKSKQLFMNQAFQQFALENKTPVDLVFIDEGKNLLAKRIQSSSPEQMRSQFRISELGIARYEALDSLAAWEAHLELESMMLEAVMDEFWAVQENALSILQSHTEWLEASPELEQAVQSIALGAGRNSVRSGALDVLSAFDPDQYQALFLELASDSSYLVAGSALMGLVSAVEPPVDEATIERYSGETNYRMVIPVAEYYISNYISGKGNWFLRQAETIKGEGLYYFLGYLSEYFLRFPEEGEEEAVEFLFQKFQYDSRSYVRLGAFQALLGFTEPAENLARLNRIAGEESDEELASYYNYFLEALNDEN, from the coding sequence ATGAACTCATTGTCAATCGTTTTGCGAATAATTTTTGGTCCCAGATCTTTTAACTTGTTTTTGATACTGGCAGTGCTTGCAGTAGGCTGTAAGTCGAGTCAGTCTATTCCCACTACCCAGGAGATTGAATCACATGGAGGATTAGAGCCTTCTGATACGCTCAGCCAAGCGGCTACTCCGGGATATGATAGGCTGGTACAGGAAAAGGAACAAGCCATTGCTTTGTATAAGCCTGCGGCTACCAAGCTTTTTGATATTCTCCACACCGAATTAGATTTAGCATTTGATTATCAAAATCAGACGGTGACTGGTACGGCAGAATTGACGATTAGGCCTTTTTTTCATCCTCAGCAGGAATTGGTGTTAGACGCTCAGGATTTTGAGCTCGGAAGGATATATTATGAAAATGGAGGTGAACCCCAGTCCACAGGGTATAGGTATGATGGGCAGCAGGTTCGGATATACTTGCCAGAGGAGGTTACCAGAGCAGATACTTTCAAGCTTTCCATGAAATATACTGCGTTTCCGGAGCGAAATTCCGGACCGGGAAGTGCTGCGATTTCCGATACCAAAGGTTTGTACTTTATCGACCCTCTGGATACGGTGCCAAGTAAACCTAGGATGATTTGGACGCAAGGTGAGACGGATCATAACTCTAAGTGGTTTCCAACTTTGGATACACCGAATGAGAAGTTTACGCAGCTGATCAAATTGACAGTTGCAGATTCACTGGTGACCATAGGCAATGGGGAATTGGTCCGGCAAGAAGAGCTAGGCAATGGACTACGAAAGGATCACTGGGAGATGAATCTGCCCCATTCCCCATATTTGGCTGCTTTTGCCATTGGAGACTTTGGAAAAGTCGAGGCAGAATGGGATGGCATTCCTTTGGGGTATTATGTGGAAAAGGGATTTGAAAAAGGAGCTGAGCGGGTGTTTAAAAACACTCCTGAGATGATGGGGTTTTTCTCTGGGAAGTTGGGAGTGAGATACCCATGGCCAAAGTACGATCAGATTGTAGTCAGGGATTTTGTGTCTGGTGCGATGGAAAATACTACGGCATCGATTTTTATGGAGGAGTTGCGCTTAGATGAGCACGAAGCCATAGATTCAGAATGGGACTACATCATTGCCCATGAGCTTTTTCACCAGTGGTTTGGGGACTATGTATCTGTAGAGTCCTGGGCAAACCTCACTCTGAATGAAGGTTTTGCCAATTACAGTGAATTTCTGTGGAATGAGTACAAATATGGAGCTGATGAGGCCAAACTCAAATTGATAGCTGAGACTGAAAACTATTATGCAGAAGCTGAGAACAAGCAAGTGGACCTGATTAGGTATGCATATTCAAATGCGGAAGATTTGTTTGACTCTCATAGCTATAGTAAGGGAGGGATGATCATTCACATGTTGAGAACCTACCTTGGCGAGACCGTTTTTTATAGGGCACTTCAGGATTACTTAGAAAAGCATGCCTTTGGCAATGTTGAAGTGAACGACCTGAGGATGGCCTTTGAGAAAATATCTGGGGAGGATTTGAGCTGGTTTTTCAATCAGTGGTTTTTGGACAAGGGGCACCCTGAGCTCTTGTTTGAGGTAGATTATTCCATTCCCGAAAACATTTTGATTTCAGTGACTCAACTGCAGGATTTGAATGAGGCACCACTTTATCAGCTGCCCATAGTGGTGAGTTGGTATGAAGGCGGTGAAAGAAAAAGTAAGCAGTTGTTTATGAACCAGGCTTTTCAGCAGTTTGCGCTGGAAAATAAGACCCCTGTGGACTTAGTGTTTATAGATGAAGGGAAAAATCTTTTGGCAAAAAGAATTCAAAGCTCCAGTCCTGAGCAAATGCGGAGTCAGTTTAGGATTTCAGAATTAGGCATTGCCCGATATGAAGCATTAGATAGTCTGGCAGCCTGGGAAGCCCATTTGGAACTGGAGTCCATGATGCTAGAGGCCGTGATGGATGAGTTTTGGGCTGTACAGGAAAACGCTCTGTCAATACTGCAAAGTCACACAGAATGGCTGGAAGCTTCTCCTGAGCTAGAGCAAGCGGTGCAAAGTATAGCTTTAGGGGCTGGTAGAAATTCCGTGAGGTCGGGCGCTTTAGATGTGCTAAGTGCCTTTGATCCGGACCAGTATCAGGCGCTTTTCTTAGAGTTGGCGTCGGATTCCTCTTATCTGGTGGCAGGGTCAGCATTGATGGGCTTGGTGAGTGCGGTGGAACCGCCTGTGGATGAAGCGACCATTGAACGGTATTCCGGGGAGACCAATTATAGGATGGTTATCCCAGTGGCAGAATATTACATCTCTAATTACATATCTGGTAAAGGCAATTGGTTTTTGCGTCAGGCGGAGACCATCAAAGGCGAGGGGCTGTATTATTTTTTAGGCTACTTGAGTGAGTATTTTTTAAGATTTCCGGAAGAAGGGGAAGAGGAGGCTGTTGAATTTTTATTTCAGAAGTTTCAATATGACAGCAGAAGTTATGTGAGATTGGGAGCATTTCAGGCATTGCTGGGCTTTACTGAGCCGGCCGAAAACCTGGCGCGTTTAAATAGAATTGCAGGAGAAGAAAGTGATGAAGAGCTTGCCAGCTACTATAACTATTTTTTAGAAGCCTTGAATGATGAAAATTAA